The proteins below come from a single Halostagnicola larsenii XH-48 genomic window:
- a CDS encoding SDR family NAD(P)-dependent oxidoreductase, whose protein sequence is MELVENDTAIITGAASGIGRTTAKTFANHGASVVVADVDEDGGADTVAAITENGGDATFVRTDVSDPTSVQETIETAVDEYGGLDVLFNNAAIEGPVARLEEYDDDAFEQVIDVNLKGVWYGMKYGIEAMLADDGGSIISASSIGGEVAVPQYSGYGAAKAAVGQLTKYAAIEYAEDGIRANAVAPGIVRTEMIERTIDEHPEMEEQFQNTEPMPGLADPEEIANAVLFLGSNLSSRVTGVTLPVEGGYLAQ, encoded by the coding sequence ATGGAATTAGTCGAAAACGACACTGCGATCATTACCGGAGCAGCATCCGGAATCGGCCGAACGACGGCGAAAACGTTCGCAAACCACGGCGCGTCAGTCGTCGTCGCCGACGTCGACGAAGACGGCGGCGCGGACACGGTCGCTGCCATCACGGAAAACGGCGGCGACGCGACGTTCGTCAGGACCGACGTCTCCGATCCGACATCGGTCCAGGAGACGATCGAAACCGCCGTCGACGAGTACGGCGGCCTCGACGTGCTGTTCAACAACGCGGCGATCGAAGGTCCGGTCGCCCGACTCGAGGAGTACGACGACGACGCCTTCGAGCAGGTGATCGACGTGAACCTCAAAGGCGTCTGGTACGGGATGAAATACGGCATCGAGGCGATGCTCGCGGACGACGGCGGGTCGATCATCAGCGCGTCCTCGATCGGCGGCGAGGTGGCAGTTCCCCAGTACAGCGGCTACGGCGCGGCGAAAGCCGCTGTGGGGCAACTGACGAAGTACGCGGCCATCGAGTACGCGGAGGACGGTATCCGTGCGAACGCGGTCGCCCCCGGCATCGTCCGGACTGAAATGATCGAACGGACCATCGACGAGCACCCCGAGATGGAAGAACAGTTCCAGAACACCGAACCGATGCCCGGACTCGCCGATCCCGAAGAAATCGCGAACGCCGTGTTGTTCCTCGGATCGAATCTCTCCTCTCGAGTCACCGGCGTCACGCTGCCCGTCGAAGGCGGCTATCTCGCACAATAA
- a CDS encoding outer membrane protein assembly factor BamB family protein, which yields MAANEHAPSEPFETRPLGDIENARSRHMWTRSSVHATDSLVVAGEWDGTVTAFDRDTLETRWSVDHPEHAVGLETVGDSLVVAGRGESGTIAAYDLESGAKRWSADTAEDVGAASRESIFYLPYVVALEAGGDRNSENAPESGSGPELYAAARRYERDGERREWHSTVYAFEADGTVRWRYETDASPISIDLDETGECLAVGYNRCMGEHDNGLVVLETETGTPEWSWDPGTEGDRRVGDVSFDGDRIAVSSHGDKRGYLLGPGGAELWRVDLATEVEIDGETLYAYPNHAYANDGRVAFVTGNTYAIDSRETDGRHPNEHRIAAFDADGEAIWEHGVGGFVHGLAADGDTIVAPCAQNFRVRDPDTHGLRCFSLADGERTLEPLAGIATAATVRDETVGVIEEPVEYHDEGTTRGEYALRVGSLE from the coding sequence ATGGCGGCGAACGAACACGCGCCGTCGGAACCCTTCGAGACGCGACCGCTGGGAGACATCGAGAATGCTCGGAGCCGGCACATGTGGACGCGCTCGAGCGTCCACGCAACCGATTCGCTCGTCGTGGCCGGCGAGTGGGACGGAACCGTCACCGCGTTCGATCGAGACACGCTCGAGACCCGGTGGTCAGTCGACCATCCGGAGCACGCGGTCGGCCTCGAGACAGTCGGTGATTCGCTCGTCGTCGCGGGTCGCGGCGAGTCCGGAACGATCGCAGCGTACGACCTCGAGTCGGGTGCGAAGCGCTGGTCCGCCGACACGGCCGAAGATGTCGGTGCGGCCTCAAGGGAGAGCATCTTCTACCTGCCCTACGTCGTCGCCCTCGAGGCTGGCGGCGACCGGAACAGCGAGAACGCACCTGAAAGCGGATCAGGCCCCGAGCTGTACGCCGCGGCTCGACGCTACGAACGCGACGGGGAGCGCCGCGAGTGGCACAGCACCGTCTACGCGTTCGAGGCCGACGGCACGGTTCGCTGGCGCTACGAGACCGACGCGTCGCCGATTTCGATCGACCTCGACGAAACAGGTGAGTGCCTCGCGGTCGGCTACAACCGGTGTATGGGCGAGCACGACAACGGACTGGTCGTCCTCGAGACCGAGACGGGAACGCCCGAGTGGTCCTGGGACCCCGGCACCGAAGGTGACCGACGCGTCGGCGACGTTTCGTTCGACGGCGACCGGATCGCCGTCTCGAGTCACGGCGACAAGCGCGGCTACCTGCTCGGTCCGGGCGGGGCCGAACTGTGGCGCGTCGACCTCGCGACCGAGGTCGAAATCGACGGCGAAACGCTCTATGCCTATCCGAATCACGCCTACGCGAACGACGGCCGCGTCGCGTTCGTGACCGGGAACACCTACGCGATCGACAGTCGCGAGACCGACGGTCGCCACCCGAACGAACACCGAATCGCCGCCTTCGACGCCGACGGCGAGGCGATCTGGGAGCACGGCGTCGGCGGGTTCGTCCACGGGCTCGCCGCAGACGGCGACACGATCGTCGCTCCCTGCGCGCAGAACTTTCGGGTTCGGGACCCGGATACGCACGGCCTGCGATGCTTCTCGCTCGCGGACGGCGAGCGCACGCTCGAGCCCCTCGCGGGAATCGCGACCGCTGCAACCGTCCGCGACGAGACGGTCGGCGTGATCGAAGAACCCGTCGAGTACCACGACGAGGGCACCACGCGAGGGGAGTACGCCCTTCGCGTCGGCTCACTCGAGTAA
- a CDS encoding DUF3209 family protein, translated as MSCYEIEALRLGLMNVLGVGDRHAREHAEKDLEGHLEGPIEALAAAESLAEIERHLDAALVDLEETVATMDEDDPEYDYTRGRLLAVRDAERAVHRLTAQGESIFEGLKDAHDLLHETFPEE; from the coding sequence ATGAGCTGTTACGAAATCGAAGCGCTCAGACTCGGACTGATGAACGTCCTCGGCGTCGGGGACCGACACGCCCGCGAGCACGCGGAGAAAGACCTCGAAGGCCACCTCGAGGGACCGATCGAAGCCCTAGCGGCGGCCGAAAGCCTCGCCGAAATCGAACGCCACCTCGACGCGGCACTCGTAGACTTAGAGGAGACGGTCGCGACGATGGACGAGGATGACCCCGAATACGACTACACGCGGGGGCGACTGCTCGCCGTCCGCGACGCCGAACGCGCCGTCCACCGGCTGACCGCGCAGGGCGAGAGTATCTTCGAGGGACTCAAGGACGCCCACGACCTGCTCCACGAGACGTTTCCGGAGGAGTAA
- a CDS encoding CbiX/SirB N-terminal domain-containing protein, protein MSKTDDIAFAFDDEAVLLVGHGSRRERSNEQVRELAAALESRLGIPVDAAFLELAEPAIDEAFETLAALASEVTVVHCSLFAASHVKNDVPLAVEQARATHGIEINNGAHLGIHPAILDLLEDRAAAVERRLGVDRDEDDVAVVLCARGSSDPDANGDVHKLARLLYEGREFSRVEASFVGVTEPTLEESLHGLSKHRPDAVVVLPYMLGDGVLTQRVRDWTDEFDADYPYVEAVAGDPLGTDSRLLDVFADRWQEARSNSVEMSCDTCKYKVDLEGYEEDRGGARAMLRALAHQESHADREDVDDEPHSHDAPGKHVAVCTNRTCSGMGSSAVLERLRQAARDSEHCDARITRSSCLGRCGDGPMVAVYPDGIWYGDVDETDADRIVSDHLDRDRIVSDLVDQTL, encoded by the coding sequence ATGAGCAAAACCGACGACATCGCGTTCGCCTTCGACGACGAGGCCGTCCTGCTGGTCGGCCACGGCTCGAGGCGCGAGCGCTCGAACGAACAGGTTCGCGAACTGGCCGCGGCCCTCGAGTCGCGACTCGGGATCCCCGTCGACGCCGCGTTTCTCGAGTTGGCGGAGCCGGCCATCGACGAGGCCTTCGAGACGCTGGCGGCGCTCGCGAGCGAGGTCACCGTCGTCCACTGCTCGCTGTTCGCGGCGAGCCACGTCAAAAACGACGTACCGCTTGCGGTCGAGCAGGCTCGAGCAACCCACGGAATCGAGATCAACAACGGCGCGCACCTGGGCATTCACCCGGCGATTCTCGACTTGCTCGAGGACCGCGCCGCGGCCGTCGAACGCCGGTTGGGCGTCGATCGGGACGAAGACGACGTTGCCGTCGTTCTCTGTGCGCGGGGCTCGAGCGATCCGGACGCCAACGGCGACGTGCACAAGCTGGCCAGGTTGCTCTACGAAGGTCGGGAGTTCTCGCGAGTCGAGGCGTCGTTCGTCGGCGTGACGGAACCGACGCTCGAGGAATCGCTTCACGGGCTCTCGAAACACCGACCCGACGCCGTCGTGGTCCTGCCGTACATGCTCGGCGACGGCGTGTTAACCCAGCGCGTCCGCGACTGGACCGACGAGTTCGACGCGGACTACCCCTACGTCGAGGCGGTCGCGGGCGACCCGCTGGGAACGGACTCGAGACTACTCGACGTTTTCGCCGACCGCTGGCAGGAGGCCCGATCGAACAGCGTCGAGATGTCCTGTGACACCTGCAAGTACAAAGTCGACCTCGAGGGCTACGAGGAGGATCGGGGCGGCGCTCGAGCGATGCTGCGAGCGCTCGCCCACCAGGAGAGTCACGCCGACCGCGAGGACGTCGACGACGAGCCACACAGCCACGACGCGCCGGGGAAACACGTCGCCGTCTGCACGAATCGAACCTGCTCGGGGATGGGGTCGTCGGCCGTGCTCGAGCGCCTGCGACAGGCAGCCCGCGACTCCGAACACTGCGACGCCCGGATCACCAGATCGTCCTGTCTCGGCCGCTGTGGCGACGGGCCGATGGTCGCCGTCTACCCGGACGGCATCTGGTACGGCGATGTCGACGAAACCGACGCGGATCGAATCGTCTCTGATCACCTCGATCGAGATCGCATCGTGAGCGATCTCGTCGATCAGACGCTCTGA